The genome window ATTATGATGGTGCCTTTTGAAATACTGCTGGTTCCTTTGTATAGCCTAATTAATGATTTGGGAATGGTGAATAGCTATTCGGCAATCATTTTGCCAGGTATAGCCAATGCCGCGACAATATTTTTCTTCAGGCAATATCTAAGAAGCATACCCAAAGAGATTATTCAATCTGGGCGAGTTGATGGGGCAAACGAGTATGCAATTTATTTCAGGCTAATTATGCCGATTATGAAGCCATCCTTGGCGGCAATGGCCATTCTGAATGGGATGAATAGCTGGAATAATCTGTTGTGGCCATTCATGGTGTTAGGAGATCAGAGTAAGTATACACTTCCAATCGGTTTGAAAACGTTATTAACTCCCTATGGCAATAACTATGATCTATTGATCGTGGGCTCTTTCTTCTCCATCATTCCAATTTTTATACTGTTCATTGCTTTCCAGAAATACTTCATAGACGGTATGACTGCAGGTGCTGTTAAAGGGTAGTAATATTATGATGAAACAGGTGATAAGATGGAAATCCAACAACGAGCGAAAGTGAACGAAGGCGCGGCATTTCTTCGCAAGGGTAATATATCTATTAGTAAGGATGTAAGCAATCGGATTGAATTGTGCAGATATTTATAGAAGGAAAGGGATGAAATATTTGTTTACTTAGATACGTATTGTGTCTTATAATCCCCATAAAGATACATTTCGTATCTTTGAAATTTGTATCACGCAAGTAATGTAAGGGTGCTCGCATCTTGGTTCCGGTTTTGTAGAAAGGAGGAGACGACCGCTGGAAACGAAAAAAACGCCTTGGCAGGCACCGAAATTAGAGGTTCTGGATGTGCGACAGCAAACGATGGCTGGCCGTGGATACAAGCAA of Paenibacillus sp. FSL R5-0517 contains these proteins:
- a CDS encoding carbohydrate ABC transporter permease yields the protein MGRSQTRSDFISRIVIIGLFIILFVIIMIPFYAVALSSFKPGESLVRYGLNLSLDFEIMSFDNFIFLFTGEHDYFVWFWNSMILTIVQVVLTLFVSAFVAYGFAAYDFKGKNFLFICVLLIMMVPFEILLVPLYSLINDLGMVNSYSAIILPGIANAATIFFFRQYLRSIPKEIIQSGRVDGANEYAIYFRLIMPIMKPSLAAMAILNGMNSWNNLLWPFMVLGDQSKYTLPIGLKTLLTPYGNNYDLLIVGSFFSIIPIFILFIAFQKYFIDGMTAGAVKG
- a CDS encoding paeninodin family lasso peptide, encoding METKKTPWQAPKLEVLDVRQQTMAGRGYKQIDWISEHDADLYNPASSS